A part of Aegilops tauschii subsp. strangulata cultivar AL8/78 chromosome 2, Aet v6.0, whole genome shotgun sequence genomic DNA contains:
- the LOC141040941 gene encoding uncharacterized protein, whose product MADAPLYKQRRRYTRELHDVDLHGNHKLHVVCTSKGEDVDKMLSTLRRKLSGMPVKLVSVDVEYTHYVKPQRAAVLQLCVEKECLLYHISAAKDRPMELDKFLMNGEYTFVGFAIEGDKSKLKLSGLEINSDNYIDIQVEWRDPYNKKKFDSLADVAGRMIDIHYHDMKKKN is encoded by the exons ATGGCGGATGCACCTCTGTACAAGCAGCGCCGCAGGTACACCAGGGAGCTCCACGACGTCGACCTCCACGGCAACCACAAGCTCCACGTTGTTTGCACAAGCAAGGGTGAAGACGTGGACAAGATGCTGTCCACGCTCAGGAGGAAGCTCAGCGGAATGCCCGTCAAACTAGTCAGCGTTGATGTCGAGTACACGCACTACGTGAAGCCACAGCGGGCAGCAGTGCTCCAGCTATGCGTAGAAAAAGAATGCCTTCTCTACCACATCTCTGCAGCTAAAGACAG GCCAATGgaactagacaaattcctcatgaATGGTGAGTACACCTTTGTCGGATTCGCCATTGAAGGAGACAAAAGCAAGCTGAAGCTATCTGGTTTGGAGATCAACTCCGACAACTACATTGATATTCAGGTGGAATGGAGAGACCCATACAATAAAAAGAAGTTTGACTCTTTGGCTGATGTTGCCGGCAGGATGATAGACATTCACTACCATgacatgaagaaaaaaaattaa
- the LOC141040940 gene encoding uncharacterized protein, translating to MAFSDEYKGVEAHGNTKLHVIHTNDKKQMAISLAQYERHLSLQRHKIVGIDLEYNNEPEATQKPALCQLSIDSVGFSIDGDKTRLERVHLEVANFVDIQKEWRVPEATKELDSLGEVSGMLIDDYYNNMKKKITDDEHKRWATLPLSMRHIEYAAKDAYAAYEIWNRITLTQDGFRPAKLEKEEPPKKRAMSSWGWGDANW from the exons ATGGCATTCAGCGACGAGTACAAGGGCGTGGAGGCCCACGGCAACACCAAGTTGCACGTCATCCACACCAATGACAAGAAGCAGATGGCGATCTCCCTCGCGCAGTACGAGCGCCACCTCAGCCTCCAGCGCCACAAGATCGTCGGCATTGATCTCGAGTACAACAACGAGCCTGAAGCGACACAGAAACCCGCCCTCTGCCAACTCTCCATCGACTCAGTCG GCTTCTCCATCGACGGCGACAAAACCAGGCTAGAGCGCGTCCATCTGGAGGTCGCCAACTTCGTTGACATCCAGAAGGAGTGGAGGGTGCCCGAGGCAACCAAGGAGTTGGACTCCCTTGGAGAGGTCTCCGGCATGCTCATTGACGACTACTACaacaacatgaagaagaagatcacCGACGACGAACACAAGCGCTGGGCCACCCTGCCTTTGTCCATGAGGCACATCGAGTACGCGGCAAAGGATGCCTACGCAGCGTATGAGATATGGAACCGCATCACCCTCACCCAGGATGGGTTTCGCCCTGCAAAGCTAGAGAAGGAGGAGCCCCCCAAGAAGCGCGCCATGAGCAGCTGGGGATGGGGAGACGCTAActggtga